In a genomic window of Salegentibacter salegens:
- a CDS encoding glycoside hydrolase family 9 protein — MRKKLPNWNWVLIVFFTLGTGQIFAQLNLNEKEYFETQGLNVLVFSNEYNGFFFDEKNAGIELIHHGMRSSTGGAVRLQNTPEQWDLVPSLVERTVDRASNTIEVTTRYEQLDFTSKIIVKAEGKGVNISVHLDKPLPENLQGKAGFNLEFLPAAYFEKTYLVNGNPGIFPLYPSGNTRIKPISEKIPQFAGHSTLDNRGEEEFIEPQPLASGNTIILAPEDPYHHVKITSETEISLFDGRSLAQNGWFVTRSILPANKTGKVLEWHLEANTVSNWTREPNIGFSQIGYHPKQKKVAIIELDKNDSPSQSASLYQVTPEGNTIEKANNKIDVWGEHFRYNYVQFDFSDITETGIYYIKYGDQITNTFPISDQVYKTAWHPTLDVFFPVQMDHMKVNEAYRTWHGRPFMDDALQAPLDQEHFDGYSMGSSTDTKFEPYEHIPGLDVGGWFDAGDYDIQTGTHCLTITDLVASWEEFGLERDHTYINQENRYVDIHRPDGKIDILQQIEHGTLNLVAQINSIGHPVRGIIVPNLHQYHHLGDASTETDNLPYNPDLEPFESDGVSSGVLDDRWVFSERSPYLDYRTAGALAAASRALKDYNPSLSEECLVLAKKLWQENENMPSQDSSSGYFARFLKLSEMNASMQLYVTTKEAKYAKAFESKIWEAMDESLDRTIDIALHAAPHMDGKFNKKLKTYVQKYVDEIDQLEKDNPYGVPMFRRPGWGGNHGIIDFAIANYRAHKLYPDLVDKEHVFKGLHYIFGRHPHSNLSFVSGVGTKTKKVAYGSNRADFSFIAGGIVPGILLMNPDFPENKENWPFFWGENEYIVDIGASYIFLVNATNELLNEK, encoded by the coding sequence ATGCGTAAAAAATTACCAAATTGGAATTGGGTGCTAATTGTTTTTTTCACGTTAGGTACAGGTCAAATTTTTGCCCAACTCAACCTTAATGAAAAAGAATATTTTGAAACCCAGGGGCTCAACGTTCTCGTTTTTAGCAACGAGTATAACGGATTCTTTTTTGATGAGAAGAACGCAGGAATTGAACTTATTCACCACGGAATGAGGAGTAGTACCGGAGGTGCCGTAAGATTACAAAACACCCCGGAACAATGGGATCTAGTGCCTTCACTTGTAGAACGTACGGTAGATCGGGCTTCAAATACTATAGAGGTAACTACCCGGTATGAACAACTGGATTTCACATCAAAAATCATCGTCAAAGCCGAAGGAAAAGGAGTAAATATTTCTGTTCATCTCGATAAACCTCTTCCTGAAAATTTGCAAGGGAAAGCAGGATTTAATTTAGAATTTTTACCGGCTGCTTATTTTGAAAAAACGTATCTGGTAAACGGGAACCCTGGTATATTTCCACTTTATCCATCTGGGAACACCCGTATAAAACCAATAAGCGAAAAAATACCTCAGTTTGCCGGTCATTCTACTTTGGACAACCGGGGGGAAGAAGAATTTATAGAGCCGCAACCCCTTGCCAGTGGTAACACAATCATCCTGGCTCCCGAAGATCCTTACCACCACGTAAAAATTACTTCAGAAACTGAAATCTCTTTATTTGATGGAAGAAGCCTTGCCCAAAATGGCTGGTTTGTTACCCGCAGTATACTGCCGGCGAATAAAACCGGAAAGGTTTTGGAGTGGCATCTGGAAGCCAATACCGTTTCCAACTGGACACGTGAACCCAATATTGGATTCTCTCAAATAGGCTATCATCCAAAGCAAAAAAAGGTTGCGATTATAGAATTAGATAAAAATGACAGTCCATCACAAAGTGCCTCCTTATATCAGGTAACGCCGGAAGGAAACACGATTGAAAAGGCAAACAATAAAATTGATGTATGGGGGGAACATTTTAGATATAACTATGTTCAATTTGATTTTTCAGATATTACAGAAACGGGAATATATTATATTAAATATGGAGATCAAATAACAAATACCTTCCCTATAAGTGACCAGGTGTACAAAACGGCCTGGCATCCTACCCTTGATGTTTTCTTCCCGGTGCAAATGGACCATATGAAGGTGAATGAAGCCTACCGCACCTGGCACGGAAGACCTTTTATGGATGATGCTTTACAAGCTCCGCTTGATCAGGAACATTTTGACGGGTATAGTATGGGATCATCTACAGATACTAAATTTGAACCTTATGAACACATTCCCGGCCTGGATGTAGGTGGATGGTTTGACGCAGGAGACTACGACATCCAAACCGGCACACATTGCCTTACCATTACTGATCTTGTGGCATCCTGGGAAGAGTTTGGGCTGGAACGCGATCACACCTATATCAATCAGGAAAATCGATATGTTGATATTCATCGACCTGATGGAAAAATAGATATCCTGCAGCAAATCGAACACGGAACCCTGAATCTGGTAGCACAAATTAATAGTATTGGACACCCGGTTCGCGGGATAATAGTTCCTAACCTTCACCAGTATCATCATCTTGGTGATGCCTCTACAGAAACTGATAACCTGCCCTACAATCCAGATTTGGAGCCGTTTGAAAGCGATGGAGTGTCCAGCGGTGTTTTAGATGACAGATGGGTATTTTCTGAACGTTCTCCTTACCTCGATTACCGCACCGCCGGTGCATTAGCTGCAGCAAGTCGTGCTTTGAAAGATTACAATCCTTCCCTGTCTGAAGAATGCCTCGTATTAGCAAAAAAACTTTGGCAGGAAAATGAAAATATGCCCTCGCAAGACTCGTCTTCCGGCTATTTTGCACGTTTTCTCAAACTTAGTGAAATGAATGCTTCTATGCAGCTTTATGTAACAACTAAAGAGGCAAAATATGCTAAAGCTTTTGAGTCTAAAATCTGGGAAGCGATGGATGAAAGTTTGGATAGAACTATTGATATAGCCTTACACGCTGCGCCTCATATGGACGGGAAATTCAATAAAAAACTGAAAACTTATGTTCAAAAATATGTTGACGAAATTGACCAGTTAGAAAAAGACAATCCTTACGGGGTGCCTATGTTCCGCAGACCGGGTTGGGGTGGAAATCACGGGATTATTGATTTTGCCATCGCAAATTACAGGGCGCATAAATTATATCCAGACCTGGTAGACAAAGAACATGTATTTAAGGGATTACATTATATTTTTGGAAGACATCCGCATTCTAATCTCTCTTTTGTTTCGGGAGTAGGGACAAAAACTAAAAAAGTTGCCTATGGGAGTAACCGGGCAGACTTCAGCTTTATTGCGGGAGGAATTGTACCGGGCATTTTGTTGATGAATCCTGATTTTCCGGAGAATAAGGAAAACTGGCCTTTTTTCTGGGGCGAAAATGAATATATAGTAGATATTGGAGCAAGCTATATTTTTCTTGTTAATGCCACAAATGAACTCCTGAACGAAAAATAA
- a CDS encoding DMT family transporter, whose translation MKRSTILLIVGFVLLWNSGFIGAEYGLPYTGPFTLIFLRYLAVTVLLVLYLAIRKRLNWVGFRAASLNMLIGFLAHGVWLTCVLLALAEDVPAGIVALIVALQPLATGALSGYVTNEKTNTYQWWGLILGFIGVVLTVAFRIDFSNSSSIFGYLIPLGSVIGITIATLIQRRMEINDKNEKLPLDQTLFYQSFATALALAFPAIFIENVAAEWVPEFTFSMIWLILAVSLGAYILMWRLIERLDATRVASLFYLGPPITMLMAWLAFGDTIKIMDIVGLSVVFLGVILTSRGNSK comes from the coding sequence ATGAAAAGAAGTACAATTTTATTAATTGTAGGCTTTGTTTTATTATGGAACTCCGGCTTTATAGGTGCTGAATACGGGCTTCCCTATACCGGACCATTTACGTTAATTTTCCTTCGATACCTTGCAGTAACTGTATTACTGGTTCTATACCTGGCTATAAGAAAAAGATTGAATTGGGTAGGTTTTAGAGCGGCTTCATTAAATATGCTCATTGGTTTCCTGGCGCATGGGGTATGGCTTACTTGCGTTTTACTAGCCCTTGCTGAGGATGTTCCGGCAGGAATTGTTGCTCTCATTGTGGCCTTGCAGCCTCTTGCCACTGGCGCTCTTTCCGGTTATGTTACCAATGAAAAAACAAATACATACCAATGGTGGGGCTTAATACTAGGCTTTATAGGTGTGGTCCTCACTGTAGCGTTTCGAATAGATTTTAGCAACTCCAGCTCAATTTTCGGTTATCTAATTCCTTTAGGGTCTGTTATAGGAATTACCATTGCTACTCTAATTCAGCGCAGAATGGAAATAAATGATAAAAACGAAAAACTACCTCTAGACCAAACCCTCTTTTATCAAAGCTTTGCTACTGCGCTGGCTTTGGCTTTTCCGGCGATTTTTATAGAAAATGTAGCTGCAGAATGGGTACCTGAATTTACTTTCTCAATGATATGGCTAATTTTAGCCGTGTCTCTCGGAGCTTATATTCTCATGTGGCGTTTAATCGAGCGGCTTGACGCTACTCGAGTAGCAAGTTTGTTTTACCTGGGGCCACCAATAACTATGCTAATGGCCTGGTTGGCTTTTGGTGATACAATTAAGATTATGGATATCGTTGGACTTAGCGTAGTTTTCCTCGGCGTTATATTAACTTCCAGGGGGAATTCAAAGTAA